The following are from one region of the Salvia splendens isolate huo1 chromosome 2, SspV2, whole genome shotgun sequence genome:
- the LOC121766898 gene encoding probable L-type lectin-domain containing receptor kinase VI.1 has product MTIFVCLKSRKLLIHQSHFSFFFSKMASASATLFFIQTIILLVSTFFFTPESFSFTFHGFTQTDLNIDESTVINGGTAMLTDSTPNATGHAFFPAPIPMLNATNSFNFSTQFVFQINPSHSNGGGYGLAFTLSASRGFPGGGTGHLMGVFKDLNTSTSSSNRIIMIEFDTVKGIDEDIDSDGNHVGINLNGMDSTSYKATEIHLQKGSPIRAWIDYDATSKQINVTIVRVNEPKPEPLMFDIDLSDVLSENMYAGFSAATGGDKWSSHYILGWSFRLNGAADHLDASLLPTVVANSGSNSELRNALLAAISAVLIISVASLIGIVMYRRSSRFEDLEKWELDFPHRFRYRELHAATKGFRESEMIGRGGFGAVYKGVLASSGVEVAVKRITSNNPLQGMRGFAAEIESLGKLRHKNLVHLQGWCKRKNDLLLVYDYLPNGSLDSLLYNPHPSFPVVLSWEQRFGIVKGVASGLLYLHEDWDQVVIHRDVKSSNVLLDADMSPRLGDFGLARLYDHGKKSHTTHVVGTIGYIAPELTHTGKASTSTDVFAYGILLLEIACGRAAVSYEAHRNAILVDWVVECMQTGNVFDAVDARMEYVVEEMEMVLGLGLLCSHPRKEMRPTMRQVVRYLNGDEVMPLLESLSLEGSRRVDEITARLLQLGLVDRVLRYSSDSVNWGVSVGVMSSTTSFDGGR; this is encoded by the exons ATGACAATATTTGTATGCTTAAAATCACGAAAACTCCTCATCCATCAATCCCacttctcattttttttctccaaaatGGCTAGTGCCAGTGCCACCCTCTTCTTCATCCAAACAATCATCCTCCTTGTCTCCACTTTTTTCTTCACACCAGAATCCTTCTCTTTCACCTTCCATGGCTTCACCCAAACAGACCTCAACATCGACGAATCAACCGTGATAAACGGCGGAACAGCAATGCTAACCGACAGTACACCCAATGCCACAGGCCACGCATTCTTTCCCGCTCCAATCCCCATGCTCAACGCCACCAACTCTTTCAATTTCAGCACACAGTTCGTCTTCCAAATCAACCCCTCACACTCCAACGGAGGCGGCTACGGCCTCGCCTTCACCCTCTCCGCCTCCCGGGGCTTCCCGGGCGGCGGCACCGGCCACCTCATGGGAGTCTTCAAGGACCTCAACACGAGCACCTCCTCCTCAAACCGCATCATCATGATCGAATTCGACACCGTCAAAGGCATCGACGAGGACATCGATTCCGACGGAAATCACGTCGGAATCAACCTTAACGGAATGGATTCCACTTCTTACAAAGCAACCGAGATTCATTTGCAGAAGGGCAGTCCTATTAGAGCGTGGATCGACTACGACGCAACCAGCAAACAAATTAACGTCACCATTGTTCGTGTCAATGAACCGAAACCAGAACCCTTGATGTTTGATATTGATCTGTCAGATGTCTTGTCGGAGAATATGTATGCTGGATTCTCCGCTGCAACGGGTGGAGACAAATGGAGCTCCCATTACATCCTAGGATGGAGCTTCCGCCTCAACGGCGCTGCCGATCATCTCGATGCGTCTCTGCTCCCCACCGTCGTTGCAAACTCCGGAAGCAATAGTGAACTGAGAAACGCGCTCCTGGCTGCAATTTCTGCTGTGTTAATCATCTCAGTAGCGTCGTTGATCGGCATAGTAATGTACCGGAGATCGAGCCGATTCGAGGATTTGGAGAAATGGGAGCTGGATTTCCCCCATAGATTCCGGTACCGGGAGCTCCACGCGGCGACGAAAGGGTTTAGAGAGAGTGAGATGATCGGAAGGGGAGGGTTTGGAGCTGTTTACAAAGGGGTTTTGGCGAGCAGCGGCGTTGAGGTTGCGGTGAAGAGGATCACATCCAATAATCCGTTGCAAGGGATGAGGGGATTTGCGGCGGAGATTGAGAGTTTGGGGAAGTTGAGGCACAAGAACTTAGTCCATCTCCAAGGTTGGTGTAAGCGCAAAAATGATCTACTTTTAGTGTACGACTATCTACCCAATGGAAGCCTCGATTCTCTGCTCTACAACCCTCACCCCAGTTTTCCCGTCGTGTTGAGCTGGGAGCAGAGGTTCGGCATTGTCAAAGGCGTCGCTTCCGGCCTGCTTTACCTACACGAGGACTGGGATCAG GTCGTCATCCACCGCGACGTGAAGTCGAGCAACGTGTTGCTCGACGCCGACATGAGCCCGAGGCTCGGCGACTTCGGGCTCGCGAGGCTATACGACCACGGGAAGAAGTCGCACACGACGCACGTGGTGGGCACGATAGGCTACATCGCGCCCGAGCTGACCCACACGGGGAAGGCCTCGACGAGCACGGACGTCTTCGCGTACGGGATCCTCCTCCTCGAGATCGCCTGCGGCCGGGCCGCGGTGTCCTACGAGGCCCACCGCAACGCGATCTTGGTGGACTGGGTGGTCGAGTGCATGCAGACGGGGAACGTGTTCGACGCCGTCGACGCGAGGATGGAGTATgtggtggaggagatggagatggtGTTGGGATTAGGGCTCCTGTGCTCGCACCCGAGGAAGGAGATGAGGCCGACGATGAGGCAGGTGGTTAGGTATTTGAATGGGGATGAGGTTATGCCGTTGCTTGAGAGCTTGAGTTTGGAAGGTTCGAGAAGAGTCGATGAGATTACGGCGAGGCTGCTCCAGCTGGGATTGGTGGATAGGGTTTTGAGGTATAGCTCGGATTCGGTGAATTGGGGGGTTTCTGTAGGGGTTATGTCTTCTACTACTTCTTTTGATGGAGGGAGATGa